The Streptomyces sp. NBC_00344 genome includes a window with the following:
- a CDS encoding chitinase, which translates to MSHALSHGRRPLSRRLRPVATAVAVAAVAGGTAFTAQAEPSAATPPTLAAAPQAVAPYLYNGWGNPPDPAEVQQATGVSWFTLAFVLSDGTCDPKWDGSRPLTGDVDQRTVDTVRKGGGDVVPSFGGASGNKLEESCADSDALAGAYQKVIDAYGLKAIDIDIEGDAYNSAVIQQKTIDALKKVKADNAGLVTYVTFPSDQGGPDDSMIGRAADSGLEVDGWTIMPFDFGGAGQNMADLTEQATDGLKNTVKSAYGYSDDDAYRHSGLSSMNGITDNQETVTTGDFESILAYASEHHLARLSFWSVNRDRPCPGAYPNDDTCSGVDQDAWQFTKIFARYQG; encoded by the coding sequence ATGAGTCACGCACTCAGTCATGGCCGCAGGCCGCTGAGCCGTCGCCTCCGCCCTGTCGCCACAGCCGTCGCGGTGGCGGCTGTGGCTGGTGGAACCGCTTTCACAGCACAGGCCGAACCGTCCGCTGCCACGCCCCCCACCCTGGCCGCGGCACCCCAGGCCGTGGCGCCCTATCTCTACAACGGCTGGGGCAACCCGCCCGACCCGGCCGAGGTGCAGCAGGCCACCGGCGTCAGCTGGTTCACCCTCGCGTTCGTGCTCAGTGACGGCACCTGCGATCCCAAGTGGGACGGGTCCCGGCCGCTCACCGGCGACGTCGACCAGCGGACCGTGGACACCGTACGCAAGGGCGGCGGCGATGTCGTTCCGTCATTCGGTGGAGCCAGCGGCAACAAGCTCGAGGAATCCTGCGCCGACTCGGACGCACTGGCGGGCGCCTATCAGAAGGTGATCGACGCCTATGGCCTCAAGGCGATCGACATCGACATCGAAGGGGATGCCTACAACAGCGCCGTCATCCAGCAGAAGACCATCGACGCGCTGAAGAAGGTCAAGGCGGACAACGCGGGACTGGTCACCTACGTGACCTTCCCCAGCGATCAGGGCGGCCCCGACGACAGCATGATCGGGCGTGCGGCGGATTCGGGGCTCGAGGTGGACGGCTGGACGATCATGCCATTCGACTTCGGCGGTGCCGGGCAGAACATGGCCGACTTGACCGAGCAGGCAACGGACGGTCTGAAGAACACCGTGAAGAGCGCCTACGGCTACAGCGACGACGACGCCTACCGGCACAGCGGGCTCTCCTCGATGAACGGCATCACGGACAACCAGGAGACCGTCACCACCGGCGACTTCGAGTCGATCCTCGCCTATGCGAGCGAGCACCACCTCGCCCGTCTGTCCTTCTGGTCCGTCAACCGTGACCGGCCCTGCCCCGGCGCCTATCCGAACGACGACACGTGCTCGGGCGTCGACCAGGACGCATGGCAGTTCACCAAGATCTTCGCCCGGTACCAGGGCTGA
- a CDS encoding hydroxyacid dehydrogenase: protein MGPEVAEAVLPPDLRDRLARSVDLVPLPLTASLTCGDARDALAGTQLLITGWGCPPLTAEVLAGAPRLRAVVHAAGSVKYLVTEAVWQRKLLVSSAADANAGPVADFTLAAITLGSKRALTSAARYATGWPGFTEREGADGRTIGVIGASHIGRRVIERLVASDAGYRVLLTDPYVGTAEAAELGAELVPLRELCSSSSVVSVHAPQLPETRHLLSADMLALIPDGGTVINTARGSLVDTEALARVCASGRLDAFLDVTDPEPLPTDHPLLRLSNVLVTPHVAGAQGSEVRRLGRYAVEEAERFARGEPLRGGLGRAELTRLA, encoded by the coding sequence ATGGGGCCCGAGGTCGCCGAGGCGGTGCTTCCGCCCGATCTGCGGGACCGGCTGGCCCGAAGTGTCGATCTCGTACCCCTGCCGCTCACCGCTTCGCTCACCTGCGGCGATGCACGGGACGCGCTGGCCGGTACCCAACTCCTCATCACCGGTTGGGGCTGTCCCCCGCTCACCGCGGAGGTGCTGGCGGGTGCGCCCCGGCTGCGGGCAGTCGTCCACGCGGCGGGCTCGGTCAAGTACCTCGTCACGGAAGCGGTGTGGCAACGGAAGCTGCTGGTCTCATCGGCGGCGGACGCAAACGCCGGTCCGGTGGCGGACTTCACTCTGGCCGCCATCACCCTCGGCTCCAAACGAGCCCTGACGAGCGCTGCCCGGTATGCGACAGGCTGGCCCGGATTCACCGAACGAGAGGGTGCGGACGGCCGCACCATCGGCGTCATCGGCGCCTCGCACATCGGCCGGCGGGTGATCGAACGGCTCGTCGCGTCGGATGCCGGGTACCGCGTGCTGCTCACCGACCCCTACGTCGGAACGGCGGAAGCCGCTGAGCTGGGCGCTGAGCTGGTGCCGCTGCGGGAGCTCTGCAGCAGCAGCTCGGTGGTCAGCGTGCACGCCCCACAACTGCCGGAGACGCGCCATCTGTTGAGTGCCGACATGCTGGCGCTCATCCCGGACGGCGGCACGGTGATCAACACGGCCCGCGGCAGTCTCGTCGACACCGAGGCGCTGGCCCGCGTCTGCGCTTCGGGCCGCCTCGATGCCTTTCTCGATGTCACGGACCCGGAGCCGCTGCCCACGGATCACCCCTTGCTTCGTCTGTCCAATGTGCTGGTCACCCCCCATGTCGCGGGTGCCCAGGGCAGCGAGGTGCGCAGGCTCGGGCGGTACGCGGTGGAGGAGGCCGAACGCTTCGCCCGCGGGGAGCCTCTGCGTGGCGGGCTCGGGCGGGCCGAACTGACCCGGCTCGCCTGA